GCCGAGCCGGCGCTGGAACTGACCAAATGGTTCGACACCAACTACCACTACCTGGTGCCGGAGATCGGCACCGACACCGTCTTCACGCCGAATCCCGCGAAGGCGCTGGGCGAGTACGCCGAGGCGCGCGAGCTGGGCATCACCACCCGACCGGTGCTCGTCGGCCCGGCCACGTTCCTGCTGCTGGCCAAGGGCGACGATCCGTTCGCCCGCCTCGACGACCTGGTCGAGACGTACGCCGAAATGCTTACCGCGCTTGCCGACGCGGGCGTGGCCTGGGTGCAGCTGGACGAGCCGGCCTACGTCGCCGACCGCAGTCCCGCCGAGATCGACGCGCTCCGCCGGGCCTACACCCGGCTCGGTCGGCTCGAACACCGGCCGCGCATCTTCGTGGCGACCTACTTCGGTGAGCTTGGCGATGCGCTGCCCGCCCTGCTGGACACCCCGGTCGAGGCGATCGGCCTCGACCTCGTCGCCGGGCCCGGCAACGTCCGACGGCTCGCCGCCGCCGGCCCGCTGGGCGGCCGGACCATCGTCGCCGGGCTGGTGGACGGCCGGAACATCTGGCGTACCGACCTGCGGGCCGCCGTGGCCGCCGGGGCGACGCTCGCCGGGCTGGCCGACCACGTCGCGGTCGCCACCTCCTGCTCGCTGCTGCACGTCCCGGTGGACCTCTCCGCCGAGACCCGCCTCGACCCGCAGCTGGCCGAGCGGCTCGCCTTCGCCAAGCAGAAGGTCGACGAGGTGGTGCTGCTCGGTCGCGCGCTGCGCGACGGCACCACCGCGCTACCCGCGCCGCTACCGGCGGCCCCGGCCGCCTGGCGTCACGACGACGTACGTGGACGCCTCGCCGCGCTGCGCCCCGGCGACCGACGGCGCGGCGACTATCCCACCCGGGCCGCCCGACAGCAGGAACGCCTGGAGCTGCCGGACCTGCCGACCACCACGATCGGGTCGTTCCCGCAGACCGCCGAGCTGCGCCAGGCCCGCGCCGCGCACCGGGCGGGCAGCCTCGACGACGCGGGCTACCGGGCCCGGATGCGTGCCGAGGTCGAACACGTCATCCGGCTCCAGGAGAAGCTGGGGTTGGATGTGCTGGTGCACGGCGAACCGGAACGCAACGACATGGTGCAGTATTTCGGGGAACAGCTGGACGGCTTCGCCGCCACCGAGCACGGCTGGGTGCAGTCCTACGGCTCCCGCTGCGTCCGCCCGCCGATCATCCACGGCGACGTGGCCCGGAAGACGCCGATGACGGTCGACTGGTCGACCTACGCGCAGTCGTTGACCAGCAAGCCGGTCAAGGGCATGCTGACCGGCCCGGTCACCATCCTGGCCTGGTCGTTCGTCCGCACCGACCAGCCGCTCGCGGCCACCGCCGACCAGGTCGCACTCGCCCTGCGTGACGAGTGCCGCGACCTGGAGGCCGCCGGGATCCGGGTCATCCAGGTCGACGAGCCGGCGCTGCGCGAGACGCTGCCGCTGCGCCGGGCCGACCAGCAGGCGTACCTGGACTGGGCGGTCGGCGCGTTCCGCCTGGCCACCAGCGGCGTAGCCGACGACACCCAGATCCACACCCACCTCTGCTACTCCGAGTTCGGCGAGGTGATCACCGCAATCGACGCGCTCGACGCGGACGTGACAAGCATCGAGGCGTCCCGCTCCAAAATGGAGGTGCTCGAAGACCTCGCCGCGATCGGCTACAGCCGGGGCGTCGGCCCCGGCGTGTGGGACATCCACTCGCCCCGGGTGCCGCCGCGTGACGAGGTGGTCGAGGCGCTACGCCGCGCCGTCGCGGCCGTGCCCGCCCGGCGGCTCTGGGTCAACCCGGACTGCGGCCTGAAGACGCGCGGCTACCCGGAGGTCGAGGCGTCGCTGCGGCACCTGGTCGCCGCCGCCGCCGAGGTACGCGGCGACTGACCGGTCCCCGGCGGGCGACGTGCTGCCCAGCTCGGTACGGGAGCGCGCCCGGTGGTTGTCGGGCGCGCTTCCGTGCAGCAGGTTCAGGGCCTGGTCGCTCGGATGAAGTTGGTCCAGGCGGTGAGGGAGAAGGTGAGGGCGGGACCGGTCGGGTCCTTGCTGTCGCGTACGGCGACGAGGCCGGGCAGGTTGTCGGCGACCTCGACACACGCGCCGTTGTTGTCGCCGCTGCGGGTGCTCTTGCGCCACCGGGCGCCGGTCAGCTCAGCCATGGTAGACCTCTCCAATGATCTTGCTGATCAGTTGCTTGGATTGTCCCTCATCAAGGGCCAACCCATCGAGGCTGGACCAGACTCTTTCGTAGGCTGCAATCTCGGTCGGTCGGTCGAGGTAGAGAGCCCCCGTCAACGACTCGCAGTACACGACCGAGGGCTCCGGGACCGCACGGGTGTGCAGCGGGAAGTCGAGCATCATGAAGGTGCCGGCGAGTGTTCCGTAGTGGGCCCCGGCTGCCAGCGGCAGCACGCGAATGGAGACGTTGGGCAACTCGGCGATCTCCAGGAGATTGTTGAGCTGTTCGGCCATCGTCGCTCGTCCGCCGATGGTGCGAAGTAGCACCGCCTCGGACAGGACGGAGTGGAGGACCGGTGCCTTCGGCAACCTGCGCGTCAACAGAGCTTTGCGTTGCCGCCGGACCGCAAGCACCTGCTCGAACTCGTCCTCGTCCATGTCGCGGCGATTCTGGTAGACCCCCCGGGTGTAGGCCGGCACCTGAAAGATGCCCGGTATCAACGACTCGTCGTAGCCGCGAAGCTTGCAGGCGGCGGATTCCAGGCCGACGTACATTTCGAACCAGTCCGGGATGGCCAGGCCGTACGAGTGCCACCAGCCCTTGGCCTTGGTCTCGTTGGCCAGGGCGATGAGCGCGCCGGTCAGCTCGGGCGTTACGGCGTACAGCTCACACATGGCCCGGACGTCGATGGCGCGGGTCGGGCCGAGGCCGCTCTCGATGCGCCACAGCCTCTGCCGGCTGAACTGCATCGCCTCGGCCACCGCGTCGAGTGTCATGCGCGCCTCGGTGCGCAGGTCGCGCAGCGCCCGCCCAAGCTGTCTCCTGGGGACTGTCGATCCCATGTCATCGGCCATCCGCCACCCCTCTCCGTGTTGCGTTTTGTTACATCACGACGCGAGCGGTGAAACGCGCGACCGTTGCTCACTGACCAATTCCTCCGGGCAGTGATCGCGCAATGTCAATTACGCTTCCGACCATACAAGAAACCCCCGACAGATTCCATTAGCGATGATTTCCCTCAGGATTGGCGGAGTAATTCGGTTACGAGACTCCGCAAGCACCGCTCGGCCCCGAGTGGACCTCCGCCCTCCGTCCGCGAACGCTTGTTCTCGCATAGTGGAATGCGGTCATTGAGATCTTGGATTTTTCCGTTCAGCGCTAACGGGAAACGTCCAAGATTTGGCGCCCGGCCAGGTTGTGTGGCGTTGGCAGTGCTGCGAATCCCGGGCTGCTGTCCGATGGCGTCGAGGGCTGTGACCGACGCGAGTTGCGGGATGTCGCGGCATCCAGGGTTGGTTGACGGCGCGAGTTGCGGCATCTCGCGGTGCTGTCGGCGGGATAGCCGCCGTGACGAGGCACGACCGGGACACGCGCCGGCCAGAATCAGCGTTGTGATCGATTCGATCATGCTGCTAGCCTTCGCTGGCGCCCTCGACCGGACGAAGGAGGTGGGAACCGTGGCCACGATTACTGTCATGTGCTCCCACCCGACCATGAGGGCGTCGAGGATCTGACCGGGAGCACATCGCTACCCGGAAGGAACCCGTGACCGACCTGGTCATCCGCCCGCTCACCGTGGGCGAGGAAGATCTCTTCGAAGCCCTGCCCGATCCCGGCCTGGTCGGGTTCGCCGCGTTCGGCGACACGTACGCCGACATGGCCGCAGCCGGCGAGTACCGCCCGGAGTGGACCTGGGTCGCCATGCGCGACGGCGTCGTGGTGGCCCGTGCCGCCTGGTGGGCCGGTCCCGAGGACGACAAGCCGTTGGCCCTGGACTGGTTCGACTTCACCGACCAGGACGCCGCGGTGCAGTTGCTGCGTACGGCGCCGCTGCACGCCGAGTACTCCCTGCTGCTGCCCACCGGCTGGCGCGAGGACCCGGCGGTGCGGCAGCAGGCCGAGTCTCGGATCGACGCGGCCAAGAGCGCCGGACTGTCACCGCTTGTCGAGCGCTACCGATACCGATGGACCCGCGAGTGCGGGGTGCCGCAACGTCCGGGCCGCCTCGAATTCCGGCCCGAGCCCGATGACGCAGCGATCTTCGACATCTTCCGTCGGATCCATCGGGGCAGTCTCGACGCCCACGCGCGCCGTACCGTCGCCACGTCCGGGCTGGACGCGGCGGCTCAGGAGGCACTGGACGACCTGCGCTGGAAGCCGAGCCCACGCGACTGGTGGCGGGTGGCCTACACCCGGGCGGGGGAGCTGGTCGGCCTCAGCGTCCCCGGCCGCAACTACGGTGACCCGGTCATCGGGTACATCGGAGTCGTGCCCGAGCATCGCGGCCATGGATACGCCTACGACCTGCTCGTCGAAGCCACCCACCTGCTCGCCGAGGAGGGCGCGGAGCGCATCGTGGCCGCCACCGACCAGCACAACTTTCCGATGGTCGCCGCGTTCGCCAGAGCCGGCTACCCGATCGTTCAGGAACGCATCGATCTGATCTGACCGGTACGCGTTACGCAGTCAGGACGCAGAACTCGTTGCCGTCCGGGTCGGCCATCGTCACCCGGCCAGCCTCGCCCCGGTCGGTGTCGATCCGGGTCGCGCCGAGGGCCAGCAGGCGGTCGATCTCCGCCTGCTGGTCGCCGTCGGCCGGGGGAGCGAGGTCGAAGTGCAGGCGGTTGCGGCCCTTCCTCGGCAATAGCGGTGGGCCGCCCCAGGTGATCTTCGGGCCACCGTGCGGCGAGCGGATCGCGGTCTCCTGGTCCTGGTCCCAGACCAGCGGCCAGCCGAGTGCCGCGCTCCAGAAGTAGCCGACCTGCTGCGAGCCGTCGCAGGCCAGCGCGCCGACGAACCCACACTCGGCGAGGAAGTTGTTGCCGGGCTCGATGACGCAGAACTCGTTGCCCTCGGGGTCGGCGAGCACCACGTGCGGGTCGTCGGGGCGCTGTCCGACGTCGACGTGCCGCGCGCCGAGCGCCACCGCCCTGGCCACCGTCTGCCGCTGGTCGGCCAGGGAGGCGCTGGTCAGGTCGAAGTGCATCGGATTCTGGCCGATCTTGGGCTGCTGGTTCGCCAGGAAACGGAGCCGGAAGCCGGTGTCGTCGGCGGGCAGGAGCGCAACCCCGTCGTGTGGGTCGTCCGCCACCTCCCAGCCGAGCAGCTCCGACCAGAAGTACGCGAGCCGCGACGGCTGTTGCGCCTCGACGCAGACCGCGAACAAGTCACACGTCATCCCGTTGTTCATCTCCGACCCAACCACCGGCCACCGCCGACCGGCCGCCCCTTGGCCGGAAGCCTAGGGACGAGACGCGACCCGCGCAGCCGAGTATCCGGCTGGCCGCTCTGAGTGGCGCAGACGCGGCCCGCCGGTGGCGGTCACCCCCTCGGTGACCGCCACCGGCGGCGTTCCTACAGGTTCGCGCAGTATCCGATGCTGAAGGTGCTGGCACCCGGCGCCAGGGTCTTGTTCCAGTCCACGCCCCTGATCCGGTAGCTACCGTCGCCGAGGCGTTCCCGCCTGAAGTTCCACGCGTCGTAGATGTCGCCCTCGATGTCCACGACGGCGCTCCACTCGACGGGCTTGTCGCCGGGGTTGGTGGCGGTGATGGTCGAGCAGTAGCCACCGCCGCTGTCGGAGTTCCACCGGGCGATACGGGTCTGCGTGACGGTCACGTTCGAGCCGGCGACCAGCCGGCCCACGCCCCAGCGGGCGGTGCTCTGGTAGCCAACGCCCTCCTGCTCGGCCCAGTTGCGGATCGAGGCACGGGCACCGTTCGCCGCGTCGTTGACCTGGAAGTCCAGGCCGTGGAAGGTGTCCAGGCCACCGTATTCGAGCAGGCTGATCGCCGCCTCGACGGTGTAACCCGTCGCGGTGCGTACGGCCGCGCTCTCCAGCCGACCCGCCTGGAACGCCTCGTCGCCGGTGCCGAAGGACACCACGTTGTCGGCGTTGATCCGGATCTGCGTGTCGTCGTAGCGGTAGCTGCCGTTCTTGGCGTTGCCCGCGTCGACGTAGATCTCGACCGAGTCCTGGGTCCACGGGTCGGAACCGGAGACGTCCACCACCGGGTCGGTCACCTCGGCCAGCACGTAGAGCGTCTGACCCCGCCAGAGGGTACGCACCTGTGCGGTCGCGCCGTCGGTGCCGGAGACCTGCTTGCCCGTGGTCACCGCGCCCGCCTGGGCCCAGACCGGGTCCACCGTGCCGTCGATCACCGGCGCGGTGGCGGTCTGCCGCACCTCCAGGTACGACAGCTCCTCCACAAGCGTCAGGGTGCCCACCGCGCCCGGGGTGTTCCAGCCGGCCGTGGTGTCGTTGTCGCGGACCTGGACATCCAGCGTGAGCGTGTCACCCTGGGCCGCCCCGGTCAGCGGCAGGTGGGCCACCAGGTGGTAGCCGCCGTCCCGCTTGGCCGCCACGGCCGGCACGTCACCGCTGCCCTTGCGGGAGACGTGGTACGTCTCGCCGCCAAGCACGAAGCTGACCCGGTCGTCGGCGGAGGGCGTGGTGTCGTCGACGGTGACGTACGCGGTCAGCTGCCCCGGCGCCCAGCGCAGCTGGAACCGCGCCTTGTCCTCCACCGGGAGCAGCGGCAGCTTGCGCCAGGTCAGGTCCGTCGGGGCAGCCGCGTTCAGCGGCACGTCACCGGCGAAGACGTGTGCGGTCCGCAGCCGGGCGGGCAGTTCGCCGTCCACCGCACCGTGATAGGCGGGCTTGGCGCGCAGGTTGTCGTCGAAGAGCAGCGGCGCGCCGTTGCCCGAGCGCCACGAGCGCCCGTCGGTGAGACCCCAGACCGTGACGGCGAACAGGTCGTCGGCGTACGCCCGGAAGATCCGGAAGGCGTCCCGGTAGTAGTAGCCCTGGTCGATCAGTTTCGCCTGGGTGACCGGGGTGCCGGTGGTGACGTCGAGCTCGGTGACCGCCTGGGTGACCGGCAGGTCGGCGAACGCCTCCAGTGCGGCTTCCAGGGCGCTGACCGGAGTGGCCAGCGAGACGTGGAACTGGTGACCCACCCCGTCGACCGGTACGCCCCGGGCGAGCAGTCGCTGCACCAGTGCCAGGTAGCGGGCCTGCTTGCCGCTCTGCTCGGTGTTGTAGTCGTTGATGAACAGGGTGACCGGACGATCGCTGCCCTC
This DNA window, taken from Micromonospora sp. FIMYZ51, encodes the following:
- the metE gene encoding 5-methyltetrahydropteroyltriglutamate--homocysteine S-methyltransferase, producing MSTAFGQSTVLGYPRIGANRELKRAVEAYWAGTVDADALARTAARLRAEVWRTLHDARLDAIPSNTFSYYDQVLDTAVAVGAIPTRFARLGFSALDTYFAMARGVDAEPALELTKWFDTNYHYLVPEIGTDTVFTPNPAKALGEYAEARELGITTRPVLVGPATFLLLAKGDDPFARLDDLVETYAEMLTALADAGVAWVQLDEPAYVADRSPAEIDALRRAYTRLGRLEHRPRIFVATYFGELGDALPALLDTPVEAIGLDLVAGPGNVRRLAAAGPLGGRTIVAGLVDGRNIWRTDLRAAVAAGATLAGLADHVAVATSCSLLHVPVDLSAETRLDPQLAERLAFAKQKVDEVVLLGRALRDGTTALPAPLPAAPAAWRHDDVRGRLAALRPGDRRRGDYPTRAARQQERLELPDLPTTTIGSFPQTAELRQARAAHRAGSLDDAGYRARMRAEVEHVIRLQEKLGLDVLVHGEPERNDMVQYFGEQLDGFAATEHGWVQSYGSRCVRPPIIHGDVARKTPMTVDWSTYAQSLTSKPVKGMLTGPVTILAWSFVRTDQPLAATADQVALALRDECRDLEAAGIRVIQVDEPALRETLPLRRADQQAYLDWAVGAFRLATSGVADDTQIHTHLCYSEFGEVITAIDALDADVTSIEASRSKMEVLEDLAAIGYSRGVGPGVWDIHSPRVPPRDEVVEALRRAVAAVPARRLWVNPDCGLKTRGYPEVEASLRHLVAAAAEVRGD
- a CDS encoding DUF397 domain-containing protein, whose amino-acid sequence is MAELTGARWRKSTRSGDNNGACVEVADNLPGLVAVRDSKDPTGPALTFSLTAWTNFIRATRP
- a CDS encoding helix-turn-helix transcriptional regulator, whose protein sequence is MADDMGSTVPRRQLGRALRDLRTEARMTLDAVAEAMQFSRQRLWRIESGLGPTRAIDVRAMCELYAVTPELTGALIALANETKAKGWWHSYGLAIPDWFEMYVGLESAACKLRGYDESLIPGIFQVPAYTRGVYQNRRDMDEDEFEQVLAVRRQRKALLTRRLPKAPVLHSVLSEAVLLRTIGGRATMAEQLNNLLEIAELPNVSIRVLPLAAGAHYGTLAGTFMMLDFPLHTRAVPEPSVVYCESLTGALYLDRPTEIAAYERVWSSLDGLALDEGQSKQLISKIIGEVYHG
- a CDS encoding GNAT family N-acetyltransferase; the protein is MTDLVIRPLTVGEEDLFEALPDPGLVGFAAFGDTYADMAAAGEYRPEWTWVAMRDGVVVARAAWWAGPEDDKPLALDWFDFTDQDAAVQLLRTAPLHAEYSLLLPTGWREDPAVRQQAESRIDAAKSAGLSPLVERYRYRWTRECGVPQRPGRLEFRPEPDDAAIFDIFRRIHRGSLDAHARRTVATSGLDAAAQEALDDLRWKPSPRDWWRVAYTRAGELVGLSVPGRNYGDPVIGYIGVVPEHRGHGYAYDLLVEATHLLAEEGAERIVAATDQHNFPMVAAFARAGYPIVQERIDLI
- a CDS encoding VOC family protein, which encodes MTCDLFAVCVEAQQPSRLAYFWSELLGWEVADDPHDGVALLPADDTGFRLRFLANQQPKIGQNPMHFDLTSASLADQRQTVARAVALGARHVDVGQRPDDPHVVLADPEGNEFCVIEPGNNFLAECGFVGALACDGSQQVGYFWSAALGWPLVWDQDQETAIRSPHGGPKITWGGPPLLPRKGRNRLHFDLAPPADGDQQAEIDRLLALGATRIDTDRGEAGRVTMADPDGNEFCVLTA
- a CDS encoding endo-1,4-beta-xylanase translates to MRLWNLSRRSRHRSRNFAVLCSAALVAAVAVAPAPAAAAEVVLANDFESGSYAPWGPRGDVTLAIAEEGHESASSLSVTGRTANWQGPATSATALFEPGVPYTVNAWVKLPAGTEGTAGVHFTVEATPADGGDNTYTWIGDNVPTTADGWVRIGGDYTLPTGLSAATLYVEAEGETPFLLDDVLITAPDGSGGGPEPGTVVIDTDFEDGLDGWGPRDSGPGAPSVALSDIAHDGAAAALVTDRVNQGAGVGRDVTGLFEAGVTYEFSAWLRFAEGQPTDQIWLSLASTTGDSQSFSTLAQFETITNSGWTEVTARFTMPAADSAQLYFETRWQGADVTGNTSDFLVDDIVVRVPEPPVIEDLPSLYETTDFPVGVAIDSRETVGGAAELLTRHFNQITPENHMKPEAWYDAEGNFRPHDQALTMMDFARDNDLGVYGHVLTWHSQTPDWFFTDAAGQPLTTSAAHQQLLRERLRTHIFAVASSLAERYGKFGSPTNPLYAFDAINEVVSDSGEYADGLRRSEWYRILGESFIDLTFTYADEAFNDVHAAEGSDRPVTLFINDYNTEQSGKQARYLALVQRLLARGVPVDGVGHQFHVSLATPVSALEAALEAFADLPVTQAVTELDVTTGTPVTQAKLIDQGYYYRDAFRIFRAYADDLFAVTVWGLTDGRSWRSGNGAPLLFDDNLRAKPAYHGAVDGELPARLRTAHVFAGDVPLNAAAPTDLTWRKLPLLPVEDKARFQLRWAPGQLTAYVTVDDTTPSADDRVSFVLGGETYHVSRKGSGDVPAVAAKRDGGYHLVAHLPLTGAAQGDTLTLDVQVRDNDTTAGWNTPGAVGTLTLVEELSYLEVRQTATAPVIDGTVDPVWAQAGAVTTGKQVSGTDGATAQVRTLWRGQTLYVLAEVTDPVVDVSGSDPWTQDSVEIYVDAGNAKNGSYRYDDTQIRINADNVVSFGTGDEAFQAGRLESAAVRTATGYTVEAAISLLEYGGLDTFHGLDFQVNDAANGARASIRNWAEQEGVGYQSTARWGVGRLVAGSNVTVTQTRIARWNSDSGGGYCSTITATNPGDKPVEWSAVVDIEGDIYDAWNFRRERLGDGSYRIRGVDWNKTLAPGASTFSIGYCANL